A DNA window from Arachis hypogaea cultivar Tifrunner chromosome 18, arahy.Tifrunner.gnm2.J5K5, whole genome shotgun sequence contains the following coding sequences:
- the LOC112770218 gene encoding aspartic proteinase CDR1-like yields the protein MNRVKRFYPHSKALSNAPQADIISNQGEYLMRYSIGTPRIEILGIADTGSDLIWSQCKPCDDCYNQTNPIFDPSNSTTYKSIPCNTRVCESLVQSSCAKTTNEYSTCEYSMSYGDGSYSIGGLAFDTLTLGSTSGSQISFPNISIGCGHNNHGTFDSNGSGIVGLGGGSVSLPSQIGPSIGFKFSYCLIPFMYSNNTTSKINFGQTALVSGPGTVSTPIVQGPIETFYYLTLEGISVGRKRLDFVNGKTKVVEEGNIIIDSGTFLTFLPEDLYSELESEVASQVNLPRVRTEVLNLCYKSPGNKIEGPTITAHFGGADVELNTANTFVSVSDGVACLAFAAAESNGAIYGNLAQANYLVGYDMQNKVVSFKPTDCSKV from the coding sequence ATGAACCGTGTGAAACGCTTTTACCCACATTCAAAAGCGTTGTCAAATGCACCACAAGCGGACATAATTTCAAACCAAGGAGAATATCTCATGAGATATTCAATTGGGACCCCACGAATTGAGATCTTAGGCATAGCTGACACAGGAAGTGACCTTATTTGGTCACAATGCAAGCCTTGTGATGATTGTTATAACCAAACAAACCCAATCTTTGACCCTTCAAATTCCACAACATACAAATCTATTCCTTGCAACACAAGGGTGTGTGAATCATTGGTACAATCTTCTTGTGCTAAAACAACAAATGAGTATTCTACTTGTGAATACAGTATGTCCTATGGTGATGGTTCATACTCCATTGGTGGTCTTGCATTTGACACACTCACACTGGGCTCAACCTCAGGTAGCCAAATTTCATTCCCCAACATATCAATCGGTTGTGGCCACAACAATCATGGAACCTTCGACTCGAATGGTTCCGGGATTGTTGGGTTAGGTGGTGGTTCTGTCTCGCTCCCTTCCCAAATCGGCCCTTCAATAGGGTTCAAATTCTCGTACTGTTTGATTCCTTTCATGTATTCAAACAATACAACAAGCAAGATAAACTTCGGACAAACGGCTTTAGTTTCCGGTCCTGGGACGGTTTCCACGCCCATTGTTCAAGGTCCTATTGAAACCTTCTATTACCTTACATTAGAAGGAATCAGTGTTGGAAGAAAGAGGCTCGATTTTGTTAATGGAAAAACCAAAGTAGTTGAAGAAGGTAACATTATCATTGACTCAGGGACATTTCTAACTTTCCTTCCGGAAGATCTGTACTCGGAATTGGAGTCTGAGGTGGCATCACAGGTGAATTTGCCAAGAGTGAGGACAGAGGTGCTCAATCTTTGTTACAAGTCCCCGGGGAATAAAATTGAGGGTCCAACTATTACTGCACACTTTGGTGGCGCTGATGTTGAGTTGAACACTGCCAACACTTTTGTTAGTGTCTCTGATGGCGTGGCTTGCTTGGCTTTTGCGGCGGCCGAAAGTAACGGCGCCATATATGGCAACTTGGCTCAGGCGAACTACTTGGTGGGTTATGATATGCAAAACAAGGTTGTGTCGTTTAAGCCCACTGATTGTTCTAAAGTGTGA